In Scylla paramamosain isolate STU-SP2022 chromosome 1, ASM3559412v1, whole genome shotgun sequence, one DNA window encodes the following:
- the LOC135116278 gene encoding PF03932 family protein CutC-like yields the protein MGEKKLEICVDSLDSAIAAMKGGTDRIELCSALSEGGLTPTLGLLRAVQKHNSRHIEIFCMVRPRGGPMVYSEGEAQIIMDDAASLKKGGADGLVFGALNMDGTLNQDLSKQFIQAAGGLPCTFHRAFDLVQDPLGELENVIQLGYQRILTSGGKPTALEGWDTLKQLTTAAGGRITIMAGAGVKSSNVADIIQRTGVTECHASAKVCRVFECKSAEEVRMGANNDNVVWVTSEEEVHAIKLAIDNS from the exons ATGGGTGAAAAGAAATTGGAAATATGTGTAGATTCCCTGGACTCAGCAATAGCAGCAATGAAGGGTGGAACAGATCGTATTGAACTGTGCTCAGCACTCTCAGAGGGTGGACTTACACCTACCTTGGGACTTCTTCGAGCAGTGCAGAAACACAACTCAAGACATATAGAAAT ATTCTGTATGGTCCGTCCTCGTGGGGGGCCCATGGTGTACTCTGAGGGTGAGGCACAAATCATCATGGATGATGCTGCTTCCTTGAAGAAGGGAGGGGCTGATGGACTTGTGTTTGGAGCATTAAACATGGATGGAACACTCAATCAAGACCTAAGCAAACAGTTCATACAG GCTGCAGGTGGTCTGCCATGCACATTCCATAGAGCTTTTGATCTTGTTCAGGATCCTCTTGGTGAACTAGAAAATGTAATACAGCTAGGTTACCAGAGAATTCTGACAAG TGGTGGCAAGCCAACAGCGCTGGAAGGGTGGGATACTCTAAAGCAGCTAACAACTGCAGCAGGTGGTCGCATTACAATCATGGCTGGAGCTGGGGTGAAATCTAGTAATGTAGCTGACATTATTCAGAGAACTGGAGTTACTGAGTGTCATGCTTCAGCTAAGGTTTGCAG gGTGTTTGAATGCAAGAGTGCTGAGGAGGTTAGAATGGGGGCCAACAATGATAATGTTGTTTGGGTGACCAGTGAAGAGGAAGTACATGCCATAAAGTTAGCCATAGACAACAGTTAG
- the LOC135116080 gene encoding E3 UFM1-protein ligase 1-like, which produces MNKLKETKSSRSRSSRSLTTPTLHRQHSLSISLLDSDSAIMSSADWEEVKRLAADLQRAQFASTLQKLSERNFVEIISKLGELGLLDVYHTNDGKEYITPAQLSREIQDEVFLHGGRVNLVDLVDTLCVDHSVIEKRASLLAHSDSSLCFVLGQLISKDYLDSIAEEINEKLQQDGSTTIAELVKHYELPGDFMLEVIVERLGTIIQGQQDTNDPTVIFTDAFVARHKAHIRGVLSAITRPTQVSAILAQHGFQQRLFFSVAEKLILSGRVPGVLSGGRQVHRAMYIPSIYSRTQNEWVDNFLKQNGYLDFEALRRLDISDPESHIRRRFKDEDLTFVGNVCVGPSLIDQIDAAIDDALVSGSWVDIYPLLPTVFSPDVGHQLVDIALKRRQDKKSTAHAKVFSDTIVVSDQLLTKLSNHLQQMMPKKAKEVVEKGAFKKQVATGKVKQHEEDFGKNKKEDRRKKAASGKSGGGTQGRETKTKATKNKGRGRKGGGGAHESDSDDDHQKGTGAGESPAVEFLSVDDMQTEITNFSELVDCPEELVEELTSHLHNPLTKQFQEIAKSVFMATVAVGGDARRKTHQQLQDKVSALLTTIKLSEKSIKVFDDEKQMQLKKHLLKTQCTELVNELVLYLADDSLIDIAENKDITPEIRLKIIHKLPEDTNAALVKVHKTLTGSSLEEFYEHVDAAIAATGIMLKKKDNKKDRQVLVSHRAALLEQLEGSLDPPLTLHLACLILFQTVTGNMLHASGKFVPHILAYLKTQMSTDKFSVLHDYQDLVIKSLMSKNEADDDCGVKLQLEALTPSVKEVAITFKKVAASENTEE; this is translated from the exons ATGAATAAGCTCAAGGAAACAAAATcgtcaagatcaagatcatcaAGATCGCTCACAACCCCAACACTTCACCGTCAGCACTCGTTGTCCATCAGTCTGTTGGACAGTGACAGTGCTATCATGTCATCAGCTGATTGGGAAGAGGTGAAACGTCTGGCCGCTGATCTTCAGCGAGCCCAGTTTGCTTCAACACTCCAAAA GTTGTCAGAGCGCAACTTTGTTGAAATAATCAGCAAATTAGGTGAATTGGGATTATTAGATGTTTACCATACAAATGATGGTAAAGAGTACATCACCCCTGCACAACTGTCAAGAGAGATTCAGGATGAAGTTTTCCTTCATGgag GAAGGGTGAATTTGGTTGATTTGGTAGATACACTGTGTGTTGATCACAGTGTGATAGAGAAGCGTGCCTCCCTGCTTGCCCACTCAGACTCCAGCCTTTGTTTTGTGTTGGGTCAGCTAATCAGCAAAGACTATCTGGATTCTATTGCTGAGGAGATCAATGAAAAGCTCCAGCAAGATGGCTCAACCACAATTGCAGAACTTGTTAAACATTATGAATTGCCTGGAGATTTTATGTTGGAA gTCATTGTGGAAAGGCTTGGAACCATTATACAAGGACAACAAGATACCAATGACCCAACAGTCATATTTACTGATGCTTTTGTAGCCAGACACAAGGCTCACATTAGAGGAGTATTGAGTGCCATCACCAGGCCTACACAGGTGTCAGCTATTCTTGCTCAACATGGATTCCAACAGAGATTATTCTTCA GTGTGGCAGAGAAGCTGATCCTCAGTGGCCGAGTGCCTGGAGTTCTCAGTGGAGGTCGTCAAGTACACAGGGCCATGTACATACCCAGCATATACTCCCGCACACAGAATGAGTGGGTGGATAATTTCCTGAAACAAAATGGATATCTTG ATTTTGAAGCTCTCCGCCGCTTGGATATCAGTGACCCTGAGAGCCACATCCGCCGCCGCTTTAAAGATGAGGATCTGACCTTTGTAGGAAACGTGTGTGTGGGGCCAAGCCTTATTGATCAGATAGATGCTGCCATTGATGATGCTCTGGTGTCTGGCAGCTGGGTGGATATTTAT cCACTGTTACCTACAGTGTTTAGTCCAGACGTGGGTCACCAGCTTGTGGACATTGCCTTGAAAcggagacaagacaaaaaatctACAGCCCACGCAAAGGTCTTCTCTGATACTATTGTTGTCAGTGACCAGCTGCTGACTAAACTCTCCAACCATTTACAGCAGATGATGCCCAAAAAAGCCAAGGAAGTGGTTGAAAAGGGAGCATTTAAAAAACAA GTTGCTACTGGAAAGGTCAAACAACATGAAGAAGATTTTggcaaaaacaagaaagaagatcGTCGTAAAAAAGCAGCTTCTGGCAAGTCTGGTGGAGGTACACAGGGAAGAGAAACTAAAACtaaagcaacaaaaaacaaaggcagaggaagaaaaggaggtgggGGTGCTCATGAATCTGATTCTGATGATGACCATCAGAAAGGCACTGGTGCCGGAGAATCTCCTGCTGTAGAGTTCCTTTCTGTTGATGACATGCAGACTGAAATTACTAATTTCTCAGAATTAGTTGATTGTCCCGAAGAACTAGTGGAGGAGCTAACCAGCCACTTGCATAACCCCCTAACCAAGCAGTTTCAGGAGATTGCCAAATCAGTGTTTATGGCAACTGTTGCTGTAGGAGGTGATGCAAGAAGGAAAACTCACCAGCAGTTGCAAGACAAAGTATCAGCTCTGCTTACCACTATCAAGTTGTCAGAGAAAAGCATTAAG GTTTTTGATGATGAGAAACAAATGCAGCTGAAGAAACATCTACTGAAGACACAGTGCACAGAGCTGGTCAATGAACTGGTTTTGTATCTTGCTGATGACAGCCTTATAGACATTGCAGAAAATAAGGACATTACACCTGAG atCCGACTGAAAATTATCCACAAACTCCCAGAAGACACCAATGCTGCTCTTGTGAAGGTTCACAAGACTCTTACAGGATCCAGTCTAGAGGAGTTTTATGAGCATGTGGATGCAGCAATTGCAGCCACAGGTATTAtgctgaagaagaaggataacaaAAAAGACCG GCAGGTTTTGGTCAGTCACCGTGCTGCTTTGCTGGAACAGCTAGAAGGCTCTCTTGATCCACCCCTCACCCTGCACCTGGCATGTTTGATCCTCTTTCAGACAGTCACTGGCAACATGCTTCATGCCTCAGGAAAGTTTGTGCCTCACATCTTGGCATATTTGAAAACACAGATGTCTACAGACAAATTTTCTGTACTCCATGATTACCAAG ATCTAGTAATTAAATCGCTGATGAGCAAGAATGAAGCAGATGATGACTGTGGTGTCAAACTTCAACTTGAAGCTCTCACTCCTTCTGTCAAGGAGGTGGCAATCACCTTCAAGAAAGTAGCTGCCAGTGAGAATACAGAAGAATAA